In Hydrogenovibrio thermophilus, the following are encoded in one genomic region:
- a CDS encoding acetyltransferase, whose translation MNRTPLLLLGGGGHCAAVIDVIEATDAYEIVGIIESPESQTECVLGYPVIGTDDDLPYWVQKVPACLITVGQLKSSAVRRRLFQQVLDLGGHLPSVISPFAKVAASAIIGDGTVVMHHALVNPLAEIGANSIINSKALVEHDVRIGAHCHIATGALLNGGVTVGDDCLIGSGSMVVQSTRIIGKTIVGAGSVVVKDIVESGVYIGQPAARHLKMEAED comes from the coding sequence ATGAACCGAACGCCTTTGTTGTTATTGGGAGGGGGAGGCCATTGCGCTGCCGTCATTGATGTGATTGAAGCCACAGATGCTTATGAGATTGTCGGCATTATCGAGTCGCCCGAATCGCAAACCGAATGTGTGTTGGGGTACCCGGTCATCGGTACCGACGACGATTTGCCTTATTGGGTTCAAAAAGTACCGGCTTGCCTGATAACGGTCGGTCAGCTTAAATCTTCGGCGGTGCGTCGTCGATTATTTCAACAGGTGCTTGATTTGGGCGGACATTTGCCCAGCGTGATTTCGCCGTTCGCCAAGGTGGCGGCGTCGGCCATTATCGGCGATGGCACCGTGGTGATGCATCATGCCTTGGTGAATCCGTTGGCGGAAATCGGCGCCAATAGTATTATCAATTCCAAAGCGCTGGTTGAGCATGATGTCCGAATCGGTGCGCATTGTCATATTGCCACTGGGGCGTTATTGAATGGGGGTGTGACCGTGGGGGATGATTGCTTGATCGGCAGTGGCTCGATGGTGGTGCAATCAACGCGTATTATCGGAAAAACTATCGTGGGCGCGGGCTCGGTGGTGGTGAAGGATATTGTCGAATCAGGTGTTTATATTGGACAGCCGGCGGCTCGGCACCTGAAAATGGAGGCGGAGGACTAA